From a single Planctomicrobium piriforme genomic region:
- a CDS encoding NAD(P)/FAD-dependent oxidoreductase, with protein sequence MTAPRPSIPPSDGFDRDVIVIGAGPAGAVLARQVAQSGLSVLLVDAKRFPRDKVCGGCLNARAVSILSAVGLEHVLAEIGAAPIEHVDFISGARCLSVPLQGGWCFRRRDFDQALVQCAIAAGVEFQSGTVATLLPEQAPSDPNFRQVRLQLDGESINLKARCVVISDGLNRRSLDETSDEFPTRISPYAWRGFSVTTPVGSQYAVPGALRMILTSSGYVGLASCESDQMNIAAAMSLKLVRRHKNPGLAATEILQSAGIQLDCDLSQVDWQGTGPLTRRSLTAAHRRVFLIGDSAGYVEPLTGEGMTWAIQSAVDAAPLVARAVQDWSDSLADEWTARLNRSIRRRQLTCHLLTTAVRSRWLTAACLSVASFLPVAPQLIASHLNRPAKTLTNCPI encoded by the coding sequence GTGACCGCACCCCGCCCGTCAATTCCTCCCTCCGACGGGTTCGACCGCGATGTGATTGTTATTGGAGCAGGGCCTGCGGGAGCGGTCCTCGCCCGTCAGGTCGCTCAATCCGGGCTATCGGTACTGCTGGTCGATGCCAAACGCTTTCCGCGAGACAAGGTCTGCGGCGGCTGTTTGAATGCTCGGGCTGTTTCGATCTTGTCTGCTGTTGGGCTGGAACATGTTTTGGCGGAGATCGGTGCGGCGCCGATCGAGCATGTGGACTTCATCAGCGGCGCCCGCTGCCTGAGCGTTCCACTGCAGGGAGGCTGGTGCTTTCGTCGCCGCGATTTCGATCAGGCGCTCGTGCAATGTGCGATTGCGGCGGGCGTCGAGTTCCAGTCGGGAACCGTGGCGACGCTGCTGCCGGAGCAAGCGCCGTCCGATCCGAACTTTCGACAAGTGCGCCTGCAGTTGGATGGCGAATCCATCAATTTGAAGGCCCGTTGCGTGGTGATCTCCGACGGTCTCAATCGCCGCAGTCTGGACGAAACGTCTGACGAGTTTCCGACCCGCATTTCCCCGTACGCCTGGCGCGGTTTCAGCGTCACAACCCCAGTAGGGAGCCAGTACGCGGTGCCGGGCGCACTGCGGATGATTCTCACCTCCAGCGGCTACGTCGGCCTCGCCAGTTGCGAATCCGATCAGATGAATATCGCGGCCGCGATGAGCCTGAAGCTGGTGCGGCGGCACAAAAACCCCGGCCTGGCGGCGACCGAGATTCTGCAATCCGCTGGCATCCAGCTCGACTGCGATCTCTCGCAGGTCGACTGGCAGGGAACTGGTCCACTCACGCGGCGGAGCCTGACAGCGGCGCATCGACGCGTGTTTCTGATCGGTGATTCTGCAGGCTATGTCGAACCGCTGACCGGGGAAGGGATGACCTGGGCGATCCAGTCGGCAGTGGATGCCGCGCCGCTGGTCGCCCGCGCCGTGCAAGACTGGTCCGACTCACTCGCTGATGAGTGGACCGCGCGTTTGAATCGCTCCATTCGCCGCAGGCAGTTGACGTGCCATCTCCTCACAACCGCAGTTCGTTCCCGCTGGCTGACGGCCGCTTGCCTGTCGGTCGCCAGTTTCTTGCCTGTTGCACCGCAGTTGATTGCCTCGCACCTGAATCGCCCGGCAAAAACTCTCACAAACTGTCCAATCTGA
- a CDS encoding methyltransferase domain-containing protein has protein sequence MDDVALADPVHRRALLGLKRLNAVCRSDAALWTVLKELAPPSTKATLRVLDIACGGGDNICRLALRARRAGLNVELHGIDRSDTAIQVSRELAKTHNLENVNFFPLDVDESPLPDDYDVVMCSLFLHHLDESRVVGLLKRMAAAARKRVVVSDLQRTTIGYCLAWLGCHLLSRSYIVHQDGPQSVVAAFSRREILRLADQAGLSSARIFSHWPQRFLLQWDHP, from the coding sequence ATGGATGATGTCGCCCTGGCCGACCCGGTCCATCGCCGGGCACTGCTGGGTCTCAAACGTCTGAACGCGGTCTGCCGCAGTGACGCAGCGCTCTGGACCGTGCTGAAAGAACTCGCGCCTCCTTCCACCAAGGCGACTCTGCGCGTCCTCGACATTGCCTGCGGCGGCGGGGACAACATCTGCCGGCTCGCACTCCGGGCACGAAGAGCCGGCCTGAATGTCGAATTACACGGCATCGACCGCAGCGACACCGCGATTCAGGTCAGTCGAGAACTGGCGAAGACTCACAACCTGGAGAACGTCAACTTCTTCCCGCTCGACGTCGACGAGTCCCCCCTCCCTGACGATTACGACGTCGTGATGTGTTCGCTGTTTCTGCATCACCTCGACGAATCGCGCGTGGTCGGATTGCTCAAACGCATGGCCGCGGCGGCGCGAAAACGGGTCGTCGTCAGCGATCTACAGCGCACCACCATCGGCTATTGCCTGGCCTGGCTCGGCTGCCATCTGCTGAGTCGTTCGTACATCGTGCATCAGGATGGTCCGCAATCGGTAGTCGCCGCATTTTCCCGTCGCGAGATCTTGCGACTGGCCGATCAGGCGGGGCTTTCTTCCGCGCGGATCTTCAGCCATTGGCCCCAGCGGTTCCTGCTGCAGTGGGACCATCCGTGA